A portion of the Lolium rigidum isolate FL_2022 chromosome 1, APGP_CSIRO_Lrig_0.1, whole genome shotgun sequence genome contains these proteins:
- the LOC124652721 gene encoding peroxidase 47-like, translated as MGKSMLMDISSRVIALTLAVMLVASAASWGGVAAQGGGRGYGYGGGGGGGGGGYGGGGGGGGYGGGGGGYGGGGYGGGGYGNDYDQGRGPQGGMSPGELIMGYYSMSCPYAEAIVRNVVGDALHRDPTLAASLLRLHFHDCFVRGCDASVLLDSTDESKAEKDALTNKSLRGFEVIDAVKEALEAQCPGAVSCADVLALAARDSVSMAGGPYYDVPTGRKDGSLSIAADTSALPAATLTADELINVFVGTHGFTVPELVALSGGHTLGQAHCANFKNRLVANAVDPTLAADMAASLSRTCRTGGDGATAKLDMTSNAFDTTYFKGLLNSRGLLTSDQTLITGSHETAMYVSMFADNSDMFFDTFVQGMAKMGQLDLNPNGDVRMNCRVVNK; from the coding sequence ATGGGCAAGTCCATGCTGATGGACATCTCTAGTCGAGTTATCGCTCTAACACTGGCTGTGATGCTTGTTGCATCGGCGGCCAGCTGGGGTGGCGTTGCAgcacaaggaggaggaagagggtacgggtacggcggtggcggtggtggtggtggtggcgggtacggcggtggcggaggcggtggtgggtacggcggcggtggtggcgggtaCGGCGGCGGTGGGTACGGTGGAGGTGGATACGGCAACGATTACGATCAGGGTCGGGGTCCGCAGGGGGGCATGAGCCCGGGTGAGCTCATCATGGGGTACTACTCCATGAGCTGCCCGTACGCGGAGGCGATCGTCCGCAACGTGGTGGGCGACGCCCTCCACCGGGACCCCACcctcgccgcctccctcctccgcctccacttcCACGACTGTTTCGTCCGCGGCTGCGACGCCTCCGTGCTCCTAGACTCCACCGACGAGTCCAAGGCCGAGAAGGACGCCCTCACCAACAAGTCCCTCCGCGGCTTCGAGGTCATCGACGCCGTCAAGGAGGCCCTCGAGGCGCAGTGCCCCGGCGCCGTCTCCTGCGCCGACGTCCTCGCCCTCGCCGCCAGGGACTCCGTCTCCATGGCCGGCGGGCCCTACTACGACGTGCCCACGGGCAGGAAGGATGGCTCGCTCTCCATCGCCGCCGACACCTCCGCGCTCCCCGCCGCGACACTCACCGCCGACGAGCTCATCAACGTCTTCGTCGGCACGCACGGCTTCACCGTGCCGGAGCTCGTCGCGCTCTCCGGAGGGCACACGCTCGGCCAGGCACACTGCGCCAACTTCAAGAACCGCCTCGTCGCCAACGCCGTCGACCCCACCTTAGCGGCCGACATGGCCGCGTCGCTTTCCAGGACGTGCCggaccggcggcgacggcgccacCGCCAAGCTCGATATGACGAGCAACGCCTTCGACACCACGTACTTCAAGGGCTTGCTGAACAGCAGGGGCCTGCTCACTTCCGACCAGACGCTCATCACGGGGTCGCACGAAACGGCCATGTACGTCAGCATGTTCGCCGACAACTCCGACATGTTCTTCGACACCTTCGTCCAAGGGATGGCAAAGATGGGTCAGCTGGATCTCAACCCCAACGGCGACGTCAGGATGAACTGCAGGGTCGTCAACAAGTAA